The DNA region TTGGAGATGTCTCCCAGTACTGCAACTTCCTTCTCTCGAAATCTCAAGACAACTCCAAATATGCCGTTTAAAAGGTCGGGACCTTTTTTCCAGTAATCGTTCAGAGCATGTCCTTGGAATGCAGAGGAGGCATTGAAAACAATTCGAACAGGTGTGCTCTTCTTATCTGGCCTCAGTACAGCGTGATGTGGAATGTAATGAACAGGACCATGATACTTGTCTTGTTCTTCCTTTGACAGCTTTCGCGCAAATTTCATGCTTTCCATTTCCTCCATCTGTTTGCAGTAAGCTTCAGCTTGTTCAGGGTTTCTTTTCAGGCGTCGTTCTGTTGATTCTAGGCGTTTTATTGCCAAACCTCTATTGTCTGGCAGCTGGTTAGGGTCTTTCCTCCAGGGGTAAGGGATCATCCATTGGTTTTCGACTTTCAAACACGACTCCTCTATGAGTTTGGCTTCTTCTCTTTCTGTTTGAGTCAGTTTGTCTGCATCGCACACACAGGGTTTCACGGCCACGCCCATAGTTTCCGTTGTCCAAAAGTCCGTTAAGTCTATTGGTGAGGCGTACTTGACATGCAATATGCTGGTTACGTCACTGATCTCTTCTGGTTTTCCTCCAAAAACCACCCATCCAAGTGGAGACTTGCGAGCTAGCAGGTGGTCCACTTGCCTTGTTTCCTCAGCATGCATCTGTGCGTGATCAATGCCGATCAGCAGGTCAACGTGCCCTTTTCCACGGAGAAATCTGGTGTTTGGTACGCCAAGAACCTCCGGTTAGTGCGATGTTTTCACTGCTGGAATCTTGTCACTGATGCTATGAATGCCAATTGCTTTAATAGTAAAACGCTTGTTGCTGTCAATACAGGTCAGCTGAACATTGTActcctttgttttcattttttcgaaaaaatgttaaaaaagaaacgaaCGACAATAGACATAAGATGGGGGACAGGGTATGAAATAACTTCCTCGTGTGCTTGGCAACAACATACGATAGAGATAGAGGTTCCCTTACACTCTACTTTGTTTGATGATTGATGCCCAACCACCTGTTAAAAATGCCTTCTAGGGCTGTCCTATGCGTAGCTGTTCTATTgctttttctgttacttttgtatttgtattgCTTGCATCAGTCACAACGAACGTGACTTAAGCTGCGAGTCAACGCTGCGTTAACCAGCCTGTTTCAAATTCATGTCGAATATCCCTATTTCACCGTCAATCACAGCACTTTGTGTCGGCATTGAAAATCATGTTGTCTTATACGCTTCTTGGTCGTGCTTACCAATGCAATCGTAATGTTTGACATGCTTATGTCGTGGTCAAGTAAGTATTCATGCAGTTGTTCGTGGAAtattaaattttgttcttccaACTCAACTTCTGGAAGTTGTAACTTTCGttacaatcgctctgacgaagggctaacgctcgaaacgtcagcttttttaccctttacggtggctaatttacgttttcaactcagttgttaacactaaattaccttctGGAAGTAGGGTTAACCAGAATATAAGTATATAACCCATAAGCTTCTGGTTTAACAATTTGGTGGCTTCGATCTAGCTAGTCTCTTGCACCCTCTCCACGACCGAGACAACCTCTACTACAGACTGCCAGACTTCATACGGGCTCCGATAAAATTGCAACACGTGCCGCACTATCTTTCGCgaatagaaatgttttaataaCTTTCTTAAACCTATTTACGGACGCAATGTTTGTGATGGAAAACGGAAGATGAATCATCTCAAGACAGGAGCCTTGAGAAACTCCGCATTTTAATTGAAACTCCTCAGGCTGACACCCACGAGCTGATATCCGCTGAGTACGCCCTGATAAATACGATCGCAATCACTTAAATACCCTGCCCTCAAGTCGCACCTTGTTGAGTGCCTTCAGAAAAATACTGTAGTCGACAGTATCAATAGTAGCACAAAGATGTCGTTTTTAACTTTCAGGAATGCAGTTTTAGTGCTGTGGTTCTCCATGTCAGCCGATTGCACAGTCGGATATAAGTTCGTGTCAACCATGTGATCATGTATCGGATGAAAAACTTCTTTCTAGAAAACTTCGATGAGAAAGCCAAACTTAGGGGATATTATGCGACGGCgacaaaatatcaattttaaagtGGTAAGGACAATATCTCACGAGTGAGCCCAGGTATCTCTCTTGCCACgaacataaaattcatatcttcgAGCTAAcgtgttattttcttttttgcatatGAACAATAAATTAATCTTTGTCGTTTACCACAAAATCTTTGCGGCAGCCATTATTCTAAACAACGAACAAACCACGTTCATTCAGCAAAGTTTGAAAAGGCGGAAATCGTGTCTTCATCGCTTAATATGCCCATTCGTGTTTTATACGAAAAAAGTGCCATTCCGTTCCCGGATGTAGTGATTGTATTGATTCTACGAGTGTTTTAGTTCCCTATCAAGGCGTTTTCATTCTTTGAAGATGTTTGATAAATTTCAGGCTTATAGACCGTATTATGAAACACcattatcaaaattaaaaacattgtctCCGACTCATAGTCTAAGCAAGAAGTAAAATCCAGTGGGCTCGAATTGAAAGTGGAGTGCAGACTGTGCGATTTTTAGACGCCAATACCACAAAATATTGTCGGACTTAGGAGGAACTGTTTTCACGTATTACTAATTCGAGCTTCGAATCTTCCACTCAATCCCATCGTCTGAttgtaatttagttttagtAGCGCTGAAAATTTGATTGAGCTTCATGTCTCTGTTCGGTGAATATCCGTGCACAAATCAATCTGTTGCTCCAATCTACATCTCGTTTACTACGGCCACGATATGTGTTCCGCTGTGTCTATTTACCATCGCCGGAAATTTACTCGTCGTGTTAGCAATCTTCATCGATCCAAACAAAGATCTCAAGTCACCTTTTAACTACTTTGTGGCCAACCTTGCCATTAGCGATCTTTTGGTGGGATTCGTCGTCGGCCCGACTACGGTAGTGTACCATGTAATGGAAGGAGTTGAGATGAAACTGCCACCTTTACCCTACATTCACATACCGTACTTCATTTCGTGTACAGCTTCTGTTCTCAGTTTGGCAGCTTTAACATTGGACCGATATTTGGCGATAGCTTCTCCGCTATTCTACAGAACGCAGCTGAATCCTAAGCGAGCAGGTTTTGTGGCGGCTAGCATCTGGTTATTTTCACTAAGTTTCCCTTTCATATACCTTGTCACGGGCTATCTCACATATTCATTAGTCTTCCTCCACACAGTCGTAATTGGCACTCTCTTAGTCTTCATTCTTACTTATTACAAGATCCTCCGTgcattaaaaaatcaaatggaaCAACTGAATTCTTTGGATCAGACGAACGTAGACAATCAGGCGAAGAGACAGGCAGCAAGATGGGAAAAGAAAGTAACCGAAACTTTTATCATCATATTGGCTCTCTTGTTAGCGTGCTATCTGCCTTCCTGTATTTGCATTTACATTATTACCTTGTGCAAAGTTTGCAGTTGCACATTTATTCACTGGGCAAGAGATATTCCTCTCCTACTGATCTTAGTCAATTCAGGAGTGAACCCGTTTGTGTATGCCTGGCGATTTGAAAATTTCAGGAAAGCGTTCGTAGGACTTTTGAGGGACAGAAAGCGTTCTCCACAAGAAAGCCGAATAACTTTAGCATTCGACAACATGACGATGGATAATCGACATAGAGCAGTAACTGGTAAAAAACTTCAAAAGGATGGGACACGAAGTTAACTTTGCCTGTTATCATTATGTTGGCTCTCGTCGTACTGTATCCTCAATTGTGCCCTTGTATAATAGGTCAGAGATTGTCTTCTTATTTTGGTCCTCGCTATTTCTGCATTGAATCCGTTTGTCTGTGCTAAGGTCTGAAATAGCATTTTAGAATTTTCTGACGAAGAGAAATTGCAATGTTTATTTTAGGGGAAGGAAATGAGAATTTGAAACTTTGGAAGGGAATACCACAAGTTATTACGAGTAGAATACCGCGAAATTCAAACAGTGTAACATGGGGGGATGCTTTCAGCTTTTTGTTCAGGAATTTACATATTTTAACTAATTAAACAATGTCTGTAACTGAAGTAACAATTATCAGACAGATGTGTTCCATTAAAATTTATCTTAGATAAAGGAGGAGTGATTTTGTTTGCTTATACCTGGTGACAAACAATTTTAGGAAACCAGCGTTAGAAAGGGAACGGTGAGCAAACAACGgtcaaaatcttaaaattttgttgcaGGAGTCAAAACAACGATTTCCCTTccttgtaaaaacaaaatatttgcttGAGAACTTACTGCTGGAAGATAGAAtgtaattaaaaatcaaatgaatctTTTTCGTGTTGATAAGGACAAAAACAGAATAGTCTTTATAAGTGAAATGTTCAGAGTGAAGTTGTTGTTGTGAAACGTCTGACGCTAATCCTAATACgttacctttcaattttttcaaacgTTCGTAATCTCACAGTTCTCAAATTAAATGGTTGAACGCTTCCTTTCTTTGATGATCTCTAAAGCTATTCACAAGTTCACAAGCGGATATAACTGCAAGTCTTAAGAGCGAGGGCTATTTTTGCATTTAACACTTGATATTGATCGATACCTCTCTGATCTCCACAAGTTGCACAAAATGTAATTTGTTTGTGTTCAAGTTAGGGTCTGAGAGATCTACGTGGGCAGCTTGTAAATATTTCCGAACCAACCTTAAACTTTGTGTTAATTGTACGGACGAGTGGGCTTTCGAGGGGGCGCTTTCCGTCAACGTTCCACCAAAACGAGGCACTTATATATTATAACGAGGCGCTATAGTAAACGTTGATGATTAACTTGGTTTTTCACTTGCCCGCTGGCACATTCGAACCTAATTTCTTAACCAAATTTTACAGAGAAAGTAAATGAGGTTACATGGGAATGGAACATTGATAAGGATAACTTGTTCCGTTGCCGTAAAACGTACATCGCCGGACTACGAAGAACAAATGTGTCCCAACCTAGTATTGAGTATAACAATTTGCATGTTGACAGAAGGCTGAAGTGTTaattcgttttgtttgtttaagccTTCGTCTTCAAGTGTCCATAGATAAAgttaaaaggaacaaaatcCCTTTTGAACCTTCTGTGAAGACAGTCTTCAGCAACATATTGAAAGTCGTATAGCCCCTTGCACAAGAACGAAATTAATTTAGACGAGAAAGCCATTAATCGTTAATTAGCGGTTAAATTTAATAACATTAAATTCGGACCCTTTTTTGTTACAAACAAGCCCTAAACCGTCAAAGAAGTGTCAATGTCTGAAGCTGAATTTACCAGAATACAGAATGGTACAATGGTACATTACAAAATGATCGCATGTGTTTGCGAGTTAAGTAGTATTTCCCGAGCCCCGTCGGAAGCTACGAAAAACACGATCAGTAAGCCATTAAATTCTCTtaggtgataaataataacaGATCTACTTCACTTAAGATCCAAATTGaagtttgaataattaaatgCGGCCCCCTCATTGCTCCGCTTTCCGTCCGTATTTTTCCCCTGTTCTTAAATGTGATAACATCGCACATAATGCATGTTCTGTTTCCTTTTACgttgaaatgataaaaataacaatatgaCTATTTGAATTGGGCGCCTCTTTAGGCACAACACACAGTGTCTGTGGGTGAATAGGATGGTGGgtgcttgtttttatttgtgtatATGCACTATTAATATACAGCATTGTTCATCAACCTCAAATCACGTGATACTCAAAACGATAGTGGGCTCTGAAGATGTAGTAAATATTCATACTAGATGAAATGTCCCGTCGGGATTAGACGATGACGAATGTTAAATGGCTTCATTAGAATAAACCGTATTACACAATGTGGAAACTTAAGGGAGGTCCCTCTTTACTACTTGCGCTGTTGCTGAGAACAAATTCGGCGAATTGTCagcttttttccttgtttggCAAAGTGCCAGCTCGAACACAGCGGTCAAAAGTAAGGCATGTGCAAGGGGATCACTTTTTTCCGCCTGTGCACCAATTTCCCGCAAAGAGTTTcgaaggaaaacataagaacTGCtgtcttacaaaataaagcGGTCAAACTTCTGCGCATGTGTGAATGTTGCAATGAGTAGGTGGTACGCTCTCAAGTTGTCAGAACCGAGATGTCCTACAGGAGTTACAATCAATCACAAATGTCATCAAGTTACGGTGTTTCACTTTTGGTGAGATGGAACACTCGTGGTTTAGTTAACTTGACATTACTGGAGACGCTTGTCGTATTTGACTTAACGGTTTATATGGTTGTGCACCCTTCCCCTGGAACTAAGGTGGAGGTTGTTCGACAGAACGAAGAAACTTATGGCTTTCTACATAACCCAGCTTCCCTATCGGTTGTTGGAAATCGACACTCGATTGACCgcaacattttgttttgttttcgcaAGTTTGCATCAAGACCCCCGTCTAACGTGTGTAATACGCTGAAGAAGTAAGGTCAGAGGCGGACGTAAAAATGGCAAAAGAACAGTCAAAGACTATCATCACATCTCTCAGCCTTCATGGACAATTGAGCATTGTCAAGCAATTGAAGTTGCTGTCATGAAATAGGTGAGTTAAGGAAGCCGATTACACGGAGATGTCTAACACCCATACCCCGCGAGCCAAAGCCATCGGCCTATCATTCTGTTTTTGCCGTGCCCAGGTGCATGTTTATTAACATTTGAAGCCTGACTAATATCAAGAACAAAGTTAGAGCCGTAGTTGTGCTTGAGGCTGATACGTGTCAGAATGATATGACTGCGTGTGTGGTGATGGAAACGCACCTCAAACCAGCACAACCAGATGCCATGGTAAACATCGCAAATTCTTCTATCTTTAGGAGAGACAGAAACTGGTCTGGAAGGGATATGAGGAATAACGGTGGTGTTGCAATTTATATACCAAACAACCTCACGGTAGTTAATGTTTATTGCCGGCTCAACCTTGTATGAAGTCATCTGCATAAACTTGCGTCTCCCATCGGGACACCGCTTTTTAGTGTGCGGAATGTGTTACCCACCTAGACACAATTACGCGGAAGAAGATTTAATGAGCTCTAGAACCAACATTGTTGATAATGAATTGGATGAACATCCGCAAACTGTTGTTGTATGCGGCGGCGATTTGAATAAACTGAACATCGATCGGTTAGAAAAATTGACAGGCTGGAATGCGATGGTGGATTTCCCAACAAGATGCCTTTCATGCTTAGATAACTGTCTTTCAAATCTCAAGGACTTTTTCGGGAAATACTATCCTTACCAAATGCTGACAAAAACCAATCACTGAGTTGTGATTTTACAAGCTGGCAAAAAGCTTTGTCCCAGCCGACATAAAGTTCAGATCCGAGATCAGAGAGAGCAAAGAAAGCACGTTTTATACTTAGCATTAACAAAGGAAGACTTGGGAGATGTTTATCGTGCCACGGATGTTGACCAAGCAGTTAATCAACTCGAGAGAATTAGTAGCGGACATTTAGATAGGTGTATGCCTGTCAGAACGGTATCAATGTTGTCACTCGCATGAACCCAGcgctctacccactgagctaacaagccaaccgGGAGCTGGTTATTAAGTTGGTTCCAAAAAACCCCGTTAAGCCAGGAAGGCCAGGCCAGGAATAAAGCAGTCGGCATGCTAAAGAGTGCTAAACGAAAGTATTATGTCTCAAAACTTgagaataataaaaacaatgccaaagaaatgtggaaaacaatcaaatcaaattCTGGATTGAGCAAACAGTCTAAGCGTGTATACAACCTTAAAGTTGGTGGGTATCTCTTAGAggacaataaaaaaattgcttctgagtttaattttcattttacatctATTGCGGATCAGCTTAGGTCTCTACTTCCTCAATTGAATTTTGACATATCTAAACTTCAAAACTTTGTCATCAAAAGAAAGGATGCTAGCATCACTTTCTCCATTCCTCCTATTACAGAGAGCAAGATCATCGATTGTCTCAAGAACATTACCTCAAACAAGGCCAGTGGTATTTATAATATCAGTGCGCGAATGCTGAAATTAGCAGCTCCTATTATTGCTTCGTCCATTGCTAAACTAATTAATTATTCCTTCATCACATCAGTTTTTCCTCAGCGCTGGAAGACTGCAAACTGAGTCACTCCGTTATTTAAAGGTGGGGATCCAGAAAACGTAAACTATCGTCCGATATCAGTGTTGCCAGTACTTACCAAGGTAATCGAGAGGCATGTACACGACTCACTTTACAGTTATTTGTATgtcaataatttaatttattctaaGCAGTCTGGCTTTCGCAAGCGTCACGGTACTGAAACTGCTTTTATTGGAATTATCGACGAACTGCTGTTCAACCTTGACAGTGATCGCGTGAGTGGTAtgattttaattgattattgCAAGGCTTTCGACATGGTTGATCACTCGATTCTATTGCAAAAACTTCAAGCATATGGGTTTGACAACAAATCGTTAATCTGGT from Pocillopora verrucosa isolate sample1 chromosome 1, ASM3666991v2, whole genome shotgun sequence includes:
- the LOC131788625 gene encoding uncharacterized protein codes for the protein MHAEETRQVDHLLARKSPLGWVVFGGKPEEISDVTSILHVKYASPIDLTDFWTTETMGVAVKPCVCDADKLTQTEREEAKLIEESCLKVENQWMIPYPWRKDPNQLPDNRGLAIKRLESTERRLKRNPEQAEAYCKQMEEMESMKFARKLSKEEQDKYHGPVHYIPHHAVLRPDKKSTPVRIVFNASSAFQGHALNDYWKKGPDLLNGIFGVVLRFREKEVAVLGDISKMYHRILIPERDQHVHRFLWRNMETDREPVTYVKTVLTFGDKPAPAMAQIALRKTAQENKAGYPEAAEVLTNNTYMDDICESVDTEKEARKLTNDIDTVLKTGGFRVKEWISNKILKEKVNGDAEKEINIFKGDEEKVLGTLWNFKKDKFHFRVAANLLKLDNSQNHVQKMTKRMILSQVARIYDPIGFAAAFIVRTKIEMKLRN
- the LOC131788794 gene encoding melanocortin receptor 5-like — protein: MSLFGEYPCTNQSVAPIYISFTTATICVPLCLFTIAGNLLVVLAIFIDPNKDLKSPFNYFVANLAISDLLVGFVVGPTTVVYHVMEGVEMKLPPLPYIHIPYFISCTASVLSLAALTLDRYLAIASPLFYRTQLNPKRAGFVAASIWLFSLSFPFIYLVTGYLTYSLVFLHTVVIGTLLVFILTYYKILRALKNQMEQLNSLDQTNVDNQAKRQAARWEKKVTETFIIILALLLACYLPSCICIYIITLCKVCSCTFIHWARDIPLLLILVNSGVNPFVYAWRFENFRKAFVGLLRDRKRSPQESRITLAFDNMTMDNRHRAVTGKKLQKDGTRS